The DNA segment ATTCTTCCCCTACTCTGGGATATTCTGCCATCCCAAAGCGCGATCGCGGGTATGGATAGCAGCGATGGATTAGCCGATGCCATTATCCAAATTTGTCAGGCCAGCAACACAGGTGCAAGCATAGACCGCAATTTAATTCCCGCCTCCCCCGCCTTAACGCAACTCGTTCCCCCACCCCAGGCGCTACAATGGGCGCTTTACGGTGGCGAAGACTTTGAACTGGTACTCTGTCTCCCCCCCCAAGTGGCTCAACACTTCGTTCAACGCCTCCCCTCTGCTACCCTTATCGGAAAAATCACCCCAGAGACAGAGATTTCTCTAGTCGATCCCCAAAAGAAATACCCCGATGAACCCTTATCGCTCAATCGGGGATTTCAGCATTTCTAGCTCCACCAGGAATGGGGAATTGGGAGTTGGGAGTTGGGAGTTGGGAGTTGGGGAAAGAGGGTGGGGGGATGGGGGGATGGGGGGATGGGGGGAAAGAAAGTAAATCGGCTATTGTTCTAGATGCTTAACTTAGAACTCAGCACTCTGTTCCCACTCAGCACACCGCTACGCGGAAGCAAAAGCAACAGCACTTTCCACTCAGCACTCTATTCCCACTCAGCACTCAGCACTTTACACTCAGCACTCTATTCCCACTCAGCACTCAGCACTTTCTACTCAGCACTAAGAGAAGCACTCAGCACTTTACACTCAGCACTCCTAGGACCACTTCTGAGCGACTAACTCAGCCAAGTCAACGACGCGTTGAGAGTAGCCCCACTCGTTATCGTACCAAGCAATCACTTTCACTAAGTCGCCATCCATGACCATTGTCAGGCTAGCGTCAACGATGGAAGAGGCTTCGCTACCGCGATAGTCGCAGGAGACTAGCTCTAGTTCGCTGTATTCTAAAATACCTTTCAGCGGGCCCTGTGCTGCTTCTTGTAGGGCTTCGTTTACTTCTTCAGCAAAGGTTTTCTTTTCTACCTGAGCCACAAAGTCAACAACTGAGACGTTGGGGGTAGGAACGCGCATCGCAATCCCGTTCAGTTTACCTTTAAGTTCGGGGATAACTAAAGCGACTGCTTTGGCGGCACCTGTGGAGGTCGGTACAATGTTTAATGCGGCAGCGCGTGCCCGACGCACATCCCGGTGGCTCGCATCTAACAAGCGTTGGTCGCCAGTATAGCTGTGGGTGGTGGTCATGGTGCCTTTGATAATGCCGAATTTGTCATTCAGCACTTTCACCACGGGGGCTAAACAGTTGGTGGTGCAGCTTGCGTTACTCAAAACATTATAGGCGCTGGGATCGTATTGATCGTGGTTAACGCCCATGACGTAGGTTCCGATGTTTCCACCTTTACCGGGTGCTGTAATCAGAACTTTCTTGGCGCCAGCTTGGATATGCTTGGATGCTCCTTCCTCAGAGACAAAGACGCCCGTTGATTCGATAATGAGATCGATGTTCCAATCTGCCCAAGGCAGGTTTAAGGGGTTGCGATCCGATACGCATTTAACGGTGCGACCATCAACGGTAATGGAGTTATCATCAGCACTGATGTCATAACCTTTCAATACGCCCAGCATGGAGTCGTATTTTAGCAGGTGAGCATTGGTTCTTGGGTCAGAGGTATCGTTGATAGCAACGAGTTCGAGCTGGCTATTTTCTCTTCCCAACCAGCATCGCATAAAGTTACGTCCGATGCGTCCAAAACCATTGATCGCTACTCTAATCACTGCGTCTTGCCCTCTGTGTATTCAATAAAATGCCAGTTACTATCGTGAGGCTGTCAATGCCTTCTTGAAGATGGTGAGGGTTCTGAGTAAGCTACATCTTCGCGCAACATTTTAGGCGATCGCATTGCATCGCCTGCGACGCTGAAGGGCGCAATACTCGCGATACCCCTAAAAATTTGTATCCTCGATGTTGAAGATACCATAAAACTGTACCCACTTTCTGACCGCCTGTTGGGAGTGTTTTGAGTTGAGCGCGATCGCCTCGGCTGAGTCCAGGCGAAAGTTCAGTTTCTAGGGGGATCGCGGTATAGCTGGTTTTCTTTAATATAACGGGCAACGGCTTCCGGGACGCGATCGCTAATGGATTGACCCCATTTTTGAGCGTGACGAATCTGGCTTGAGGAAATCTCGATCTCAGGCATTTGTAAAATTTGCCATCGCAGGACGATTGCTTCTTGAGCCAATTGGCGCTCGACCTGTTGACAAACTTCTTGAATTGTGCATCCAGAATCGAGAGAACGAGGCGCGATCAACCACTGACATTGAGCAACCAGTTCTCGGCGACGGTACCAGCGAGGCAAACTGCGAAAGGTATCCAGACCAGCAATCCAATACCACTGACGGTGAGGATAATAGATTTGTAGAGCCTGTAACGTATCAATGGCGTAATCAGAACGGGTGAGGTCTGGGGTTTGGGGAACTAACCAAAACTGAGGGCGATGGGCGATCGCTAAACCAACCATGTGCAGGCGATCGGCAAAAGAGGCGACCCCTTTTCGAGACTTGTGGAACAAACAGCGAGCGGGAACCCAGATCGCCGCTTCGAGTTCAACTTGCGCGATCGCGGCTTCTGCCACCTGTACGTGTCCCCAATGTACGGGGTCAAAACTGCCGCCCCAAATTGCCAGCGATCGCATAGTCTGGGCCTACTCCCTAGAAGCGCGTCCGGAAATCCCCTTCCAGGATTCCTGACTTATCGAGCCGAATGCGGTATAAATCAAACAATAGAGTTTCGCGATAGAAAAATCCGGCTCTTTGTTCCCCCTGTCGGCAATTCCCCTTTATGAGGGGAAAGATCTATCTTTGGCTAGAGTAATTTATTACTTCTAATTCTATTGCATTCAAAGCAATTCTTGATATGATATCGCGTGTTATTGGTGTGGTGTGGTGTGTTAAGGAGATATGATGCTGAATTCTGTAGATTTCAGCGGTAAACCGTTTCACTTCATCGGAATTGGTGGAATCGGTATGTCAGCTCTAGCCTACGTTTTGGTCAAGCGTAAGCTACCCGTGTCTGGTTCAGATATTCGTCTCAGCCACATTACTCAGCGGCTGCAAACGCTGGGAGCGCACATTTTCTGGAGTCAAGACGCGACCAACCTGGAATACTTTCAACAAGCCTTGAATTCATCGAAGAGTCAGGACGCTCAATCCTTGACCCCTTCTGTGCTGAATCCTGATGTATTGCCGCAAGTGATTTGCTCAACAGCAATCAATACAAGCAATTCCGAATATCGAGCAGCCCTAGAACTTGGTTGCCCGATCTATCACCGTTCCGACGTGTTAGCCGCTTTAATTCAAGAGCAGCGTTCCATTGCAGTCGCCGGGACGCACGGTAAAACCACAACAAGTAGCTTAATCGGTTATTTGTTGCTGCAAGCAGGACTTGACCCCACGATTGTTGTGGGAGGAGAAGTCAATAGCTGGGAAGGCAACGCCAGAGCAGGAGAAGGAGAATACTTGGTGGCCGAAGCCGACGAATCAGACGGTTCGCTGGTTAAATTCTCGCCAGAAATCGGCATTATCACCAACATCGAATTGGATCATCCCGATCACTACACCACCCTCGACCAAGTGATTGAAACTTTTCAAGTGTTTGCTCGGCAGTGTAAAAAGGTGGTGGGATGTATTGACTGCGAACTCGTACGCGATCGCATTCAACCGGAGATTACCTACAGTCTCCGTCGCGATTCTCAAGCCGACTACACCGTTGATTTTGCCGCTTATGGGGCAGAAGGAACCACCGCTCGCGTTTGGGAAAAAGGAAAACTCCTAGGAAACCTCAGCATCCGCCTGCTAGGTCAACACAACCTCAGTAACGCCTTAGCGGCGGTTGCTGTCGGGCGCGACCTAGGGCTAGATTTTGCGACAATATCGGGCGCGATCGCCACCTTTGAAGGGGCAAGACGCCGCTTTGAATGGCGGGGAACGGCGAATGGGATCGCCTTCATTGATGACTACGCCCACCATCCCAGCGAAATTCGCGCCACCTTAGCTGCGGCTCGCCTGAGTGCCAAAAATCGTCGCGTGGTTGCCATCTTTCAACCGCATCGCTATTCGCGCACAGCCACCCTACTTGACGAATTTGCTCAAGCGTTTGCCCAAGCTGACTGCGTAGTTGTCACCGACATCTACAGTGCTGGCGAACCGAATGTTGACCAAATCAGCGGTCAGCAAGTGGTTGAGTCTATTGCCCAATACCATCAGCAGGTTCACTATCAACCCACCTTAAACGCGGTTAAACAGTTTCTGACCCAAACACTTTCACCTGGGGATCTAGCGTTATTTCTGGGAGCCGGAAATCTGAATTCAGTGATTCCAGAGATGATTGCGGCCTACCAATCGGCGGATGCAAGCCTGCCGAGAGATGGATGCAATCTGGCATAAGGCACCTCTGGTTGTGACTCAATCGCTTCGTCAAACCTCCAACCCAGCTATCCACTGCTTTGAGCATACAGATTTCAACTTTCAATCATGACTATCTCCTATGACCCCCCCAGTGTCCGCCCAACTTCGACCCCTCGGAAATCTACCTCTCCAGCCTCTCACCCCCTAGAAGCATGGGTGGCTGACTCCAAGGTTTCAGAAATGGGGCAGACGAGCGCGCTAAGGGATGACGCCTCCTCCGTTGAGTTTCCCTTAGAATCCCCAGAATTTACCCCCCCAGCGGCTAAAACCCCCTTCTACCTCCCCGGCAGCGGTTGCCCAATTAAACCCCAGGTTTCCCTGGCGGGCTTAACGTCCTATCGCGTTGGCGGGCCGGCGCAATGGTATGTCGCCCCTCGCTGCCCTGAAGATTTACAAATTAGTTTGGAATGGGCAAAGTCAGAAGGCTTGCCCGTTATTGTCTTAGGGGCAGGTTCTAACTTGCTGGTGAGCGATCGCGGTTTGCCCGGTCTGGTGGTCGGAACCCGCCACCTGCGCCACATCCGCTTCGATCCCGAAATCGCTCAAGTCCAAGCTGGGGCGGGCGTTCCCATCGCTCAATTGGCTCGCCTGGTTGCCCAACGCGGCTGGCAGGGCTTGGAATGGGCCGTGGGGATTCCCGGTACCGTAGGCGGCGCAATCGTCATGAATGCGGGCGCTCACGAAAGCTGCATTGCTGATGTTTTGGTTGATGTGGATGTTCTCTCCCCGGCGGGAAATGCGGCTTGTCTGGGGGTAAGCGAGTTGGGGTATCGCTACCGCACCTCGCGATTGCAAGGAGGCGATCGCGTCGTCACCCAAGCTACATTCCAACTGCAACCCGGAGGCGATCCCCAACGGGTGATGGCAACCACCGAAGCCCACTTAGAACGCCGTCGCACTACCCAACCCTATCATTTACCCAGTTGCGGGAGCGTCTTTCGCAACCCCGAACCCTATAAGGCAGCCTGGTTAATCGAACAAACGGGCTTAAAGGGCTACCAAATTGGCGGCGCGCAAGTGTCTCAACTTCACGCCAATTTTATTCTCAATTGCGGCAAAGCCACGGCCAGCGATATTTATCAGTTGATGCGTTACGTCCAGCAGCAAGTTGAACAGCGTTGGTCTATTCGCCTGGAACCTGAAGTGAAAATCTTAGGAGAATTCTAAAAGGCTGTGGGGAACTGGCCCCAGCCTCGGTTGAAACGTTATCCATCAGGGTCTATCTAACGCGATTTGAGCGAGGTTGATAGCAGATTTCTCCTTTGGTGAGATAATATCCAAGCGACAAGAATGCTAAGGTTGAAAAAAGCACGCTCGCTGGAGCGTGAATTAACCTGCACGTTAACAAACTAAGTACAGAGTCAACCAGTTATGTCAAAAGGACAGGGATTTGGTGGCTTCGGTCTCGGCAAAATGAAAGAACTGGCCGATGCCTTTAAGAAAGCCCAACAGGTGCAAGAAGGCGCTAAACAACTCCAAGAAGAGTTGGAACAACTCGAAATTCAAGGTGAAGCGCAAGGAGGGTTAGTGAAGGTTGTGCTGAATGGCAACCAAGCTCCTCAGCGCGTTGAAATTTCACAGGAAGTGCTTCAAGAAAGTGCAGAAGTGGTTTCTGATTTGGTAACGGCTGCCATGAAGGACGCCTATGAAAAGTCTACCCTGACCATGCGCCAACGCATGGAGGAATTAACGTCGGGTTTAAATATACCCGGATTGTAAGCGCCCCTCGCAACCCTCCTGCACTGGTTTGGGGCGTCTGGTCAAACCAGCGCTTTTTGGGGTCGAAATGCCCCCCATCCAGGGATGGAACACCAGAATTAGGTAGGAGGGAGCGCTTAGTGCGATCGCATCAACCGCGCCTTCAGTCTCTCGGTGTGTTTTAGAATTCAGCACGCAATGCCCTATAAGCTTTTATTTGTCTGTCTTGGCAATATCTGCCGCTCGCCTTCTGCGGAAAATATTATGAATCATCTGATCGCGCAGCAGGGCTTGGGCGATCGCATTTTGTGTGACTCCGCAGGGACGAGCAGCTACCATGTTGGCAGCCCCCCGGATCGGCGGATGACGGCGGCAGCCTCGATGCGCGGGATCGCCCTCAAAGGACAAGCCCGTCAGTTTAGCAAGGCAGATTTTGAGGCCTTCGATCTGATTTTGGCAATGGATCGAGAAAATTACTCTAATATTTTGGCCCTTGCTCCGAGCGATCGCGATCGCCATAAAGTTCGTCTGATGTGCGACTTTTGCACCCGCTTCACGCTTCAGGAAGTCCCCGATCCCTACTATGGCGGCCCAGAAGGCTTTAATACCGTCATCGACCTGTTACTCGATGCTTGCGAGGGTTTGCTAGCGTTTGTCCTTCAAGAACAGGAAGCCAGCCTTTAGAGAAAAAGCGACGCCAAACTCAGATTAACTAAGCAGCCGATGCTTCATCGCAAAACTGACCAATTCGGCTCGGTTATTCGTTTCCGTTTTCCGCAACAAGCTGGTGACGTATTTTTCAATGGTACGAGCGCTCAAGTGGAGATGATCGCCAATTTGGATATTGGATAATCCTGTCGCGATCAGGTTGAGAACTTCTTGTTCGCGTTGAGTGAGACTCACATCTGAGTCTTGGATCTCGCTCTCCGCGACCGGAGATTCTAGGGCGGGATATTTTTCGGTAATTTGAACGCGCGATCGCCATTCCGACTCAATTAACTGCGATCGCTCTAATAAATTTCGCACCACAGCCCCTAACTCGTCGAGTTCAAAGGGTTTGGGCAAATAGAGATCGCACCCCAACTGGTAGCCGCGAATTCGCTCTTGAGTCGAAGTCCGGGCCGTTAAAAACACAACAGGTAACAGACGCAAAGCAGGGCGTTGGCGGACTCGTTTGACGAACTCATAGCCATCCATCAGCGGCATCGCGATATCAGTCACAATCATGTGGGGTTGATATTCATCCACCAATTTCAAGGCTTCTTGGCCGTTCTGAGCAGCAATCACCGAATAACCTGATAAGCTCAAGTAGTCGCTGATTGCGAGGCGAGTCCCTGGATCGTCCTCAGCAATAAGAATCAGCAAAGGCATGGAACATAAAAAGCAAGCGAACAAGGTCTAAAGGCAAGCAAGGCGCAGATGTTATGGCGTATTCCCAGGAGATTGTTGAGTCCGAATTCGGTTAATCTCTTGTTGAAGTTCGTCAATTTGCTGGCGGAGTCGATCGACTTCGCTTTTGGGGGTTTGAACTTCCACATTGACCGCCCCTTCCGCAGGCGATCGCCGATAGTTCCCTTGGCGAATTTGGCGGTATTCTTCAGAATTAGCCCATTCTTGCAAGTATTTTAAACGGTCTACCGGAAAGGGGTGACTCAACATGGCACCTTGAGCGCCGTTGTAGAGTAAAAACTTATACACCTGGTTAAGACCGTCTAAATCTAAGCTGTGATACTCTTCAGATTGGCGGATAAATTCCTTTAAGTTCAACTCATGGGCATACTGGTTGCTGCCTCCGGCCAGGCGCATCATGGTCTGCATGACTAAGTTTAGGTCATCTGTCACCAATAATGCAGCGCGATCGCAAGTTAACTCCGCCTTACGCCGCCATTCATAGAAAGCGAAGATCAAGCCGCTACTCACCAAATTGCCAATCCCAAAGGTCATTTCCCCTAAGATTGAAGCGGCATTCATCGCCCAAATTGCCATTTGCAGCAAAATCGTGTGACCGCACTTAATATGAGCTAACTCATGGGCTAAAACCGTGCGAATCTCATCAGCACTCATCAAATCTAGCAAACCCGCATTCAGCACCACATAGGGGCGTTCTTTCCCCAAAGCATAACTGTTAACCTGGGGGTTCTGGGAGACAAATAACCCAGGTTCCGGATAAATATCGAGATCGCGGGTGCATTCGCGAAAAATTTGATAGATACTGGCATACTGGCGCGGCCCCACCTGAATGCTATTCCCCATCAGGAAGATATATTGGGGGCGTTCGTAGAGAAATTCCACAAAGCGGCGGGCAATTAGATCGAAACCGGGAAAGTTTCGTAAGGCTTGTTCCGCCTCGCGATCGAGAGGATGTCTAAAGGCTTCGCAAGAGATTCCAGGATAGCTAGGCATAGGAAAACAAGATAAAAGTAAGGGCAGACTCCCACCAGGGGAGTCAATAGACTGAGATTTCTAGAACAGCCGATAGGTGCAATCAGTTCTATGATATCGGTTAGGCTTTTTTGTTGAACCTAGCTTTGAGGTCGTCTACAGTGACGTTCTGTTGAGGCGTTTGGCGGTTGGAGGGGCGCTGAGGGAGATCGGCCGATCGCATCGATAAACTGATGCGTCGTAAAGCCTCGTTGACTTCTAGAACTCGGACTTTCACCACTTGACCCACTTTTACCACTTCCTTGGGATCGCGGACAAAGCGATCGCTGAGTTGGGAGATGTGAACTAACCCCTCTTGGTGAACGCCAATATCCACAAACGCCCCAAAATTCGCCACATTTGTGACAATTCCTTCAAGTTCCATCCCCACCTGCAAGTCAGAGATTTCGTTGACGCCTTCTTTAAAGGTGGCATATTTAAACTCGGCCCTGGGATCGCGTCCGGGTTTTTCCAACTCGCGGATAATATCTTGCAGGGTGGGTAAACCGATGGTGTCCGTCACGTACTTTTGCAGGTTTAGCGATTTGAGGCGTTCTGAGGCTTGGGTAATTTGGGCGAGGGGAAGATTTAAATCAGACGCGATCGCTTGAACAACGCGATAGCTTTCGGGGTGAACTGCTGTATTATCCAAGGGTTGATCGCCTCCCCGAATCCGAAGAAATCCGGCGGCTTGTTCAAAGGCTTTGGGGCCAAGTTTGGGGACTTTCAGCAATTCTCGACGGTTTTTAAATACTCCTTTCTCGTTGCGGTAGTTGATGACATTTTTAGCAACTGTTGGCGTCATCCCGGAAACAACCGTGAGTAATTCCTTGGAGGCGGTGTTTAAGTCTACGCCGACATAGTTCACGCAGCTTTCTACGGTTTCATCGAGTTTCTTTTTCAGGAGTTTTTGATCGACATCGTGCTGATATTGTCCAACGCCGATGGATTTGGGATCGATTTTCACCAATTCGGCTAGGGGATCTTGCAGGCGGCGTCCAATACTAATTGCCCCGCGTACAGTTAAGTCTAATTCGGGGAACTCTTCTCTAGCAACGTCGCTAGCCGAATAAATCGAAGCGCCCGATTCATTCACCATCACTTTAATCGGTTGGGTTGGCAAAGATTTCAAGACTTCACCGACAAATTCATCGGTTTCTCGCGAGGCGGTACCGTTACCAATAGCAATCAGTTGAATTTGGTATTTGGCAATCCATTTTTTCAGGATTTCTCCGGCTTGCTGGCGTTGGTTGGCGCTTTGATGGGGGAAGAGGGTTTGATATTCTAAGAATTTGCCCGTTTGGTCTAAAACCACGGCTTTGCACCCAGTACGGAAACCCGGATCGAGTGCGATCGCAGGTTTCATTCCCGCAGGGGGCGATAGTAGCAGTTCTCGCAGATTGCTCTCAAAGGTTTTAATCGATTCTAAGTCAGCGTAGTTTTTGCGATCGCTTCTGACTTCGGTCATTAAAGAGGTTTTCATTAACCGATTAAAACTATCTTTCAGCATCTCTTGATAGAATCGGCGTAACTCCGGAACTCTCGTTTTCACCTCTTCCGACTCTAAATAGTTGAGAACTGAGGGTTCGTCATAGTCAATATCAACGGTTAAAATTCCTTCCGCTTCACCGCGCAGCAAGGCTAACAGGTTGTGAGGGGCAATTTCTTTCACCTTAGCCTGGAAATTGCGATACATTTCAAACTTAGTGCTACCTTCAGGATGGTCTTTTTTGATCTGCGAAACAAAGACCCCTGACTGCAATAAATAATCGCGCAAATAAGCCCGTAGCTTTGCTTTTTCTGCCACGGATTCTGCTAAAATATCAGCAGCCCCCTTTAGGGCTTCTTCGGCGGTTTTAATCCCGCGTTCTGAATCAATATAATTTGCCGCTTCCTTTAGGAGATCGACAGTTTTGGTTTGGGGTTGATTCAGCGATTGAATCCACTCAGCTAACGGTTCTAGTCCCTTCTCCTTTGCAATCGTGGCGCGAGTGCGACGTTTAGGTTTATACGGCAAATAAAGGTCTTCTAGCTCATTTTTCTGCAAGCAAGACTCAATCTTCGCCTTCAGTTCCTCTGTCAGCTTACCCTGAGTTGCGATCGCATCTAGAATCGTTTGCTTGCGTTCCTCCAACTCAGTCAAATAGGCAAACCTGTCTGCTAAATCGCGCAGTTGAATTTCATTAAGTTCCCCCGTTCTTTCTTTGCGATATCGGGCAATAAAAGGGATGGTTGCCCCCTCACTCAGCAAATCAAGAGCATTCTGCACTTGTGCCAGCTTGAGGGACAATTCTTGAGCAAGCAGTTGCGGAATATTCAGCATGAGAAATGAGAATAAACAATAACAAAAGGGGTGAAAATAGGCTAAAGTTTGCTGGTACTTCTGGACAAGTTACTTGCCGCCTCATTCAGTTTTAGCACGGCTGTTTCTTCAGCAACTTGTTTGCCTTCATTGAGAAGATACTCTAAAAACGTTTGGGCAACAACAGACACCTGCTTCCCATTCGGATAGACAACATACCAATACCGTTCAATCGGAAATCCCTGAACATCAAGAATTGCTAACTTGTTATTGGTTCCTTCAAGCGCTAAAGTATGTAACGATAAAATTGAAATTCCCAATCCCCCCACAACCGCCTGTTTAATCGCCTCATTACTGCCTAACTCTAAGCGAACTTGAACCTTAATTTCGTGCTGTTTAAAGAAGTTCTCAATTGATTCGCGGGTTCCCGAACCCAACTCGCGCATAATAAAGGGTTCCCCACTCAAACGCTGTACGGGGATATTACTTTCATTGACTAACGGATGGCTGCGGTTGGCAAGTACCACCAGCGGGTTTTCCAAAAAGCGATGATGGCACAAATCCAGGTGAGTTGGGACTTGACTGAGAATATAAAGGTCATCCGTGTTATTGTTTAATCGTTCCACTAACCCTTCGTGGTTCGTGACTTGCAAGAAAACCTCAATTCCAGGGTAACGCTGGCAAAAAGGACCTAGCAGGCGAGGAACAAAATATTTCGCCGTGGTAATGACGGTTAGGCGCAGTTGACCTTGTTTGAGACCCTTCAAATCTGATAAAGTCATTTCTAGTTGCGAAAGTCGCTCAAAAATATCGCGACAGGTCGCAAATAGCTCTTCACCCGCGTTGGTCAAAAATAAACGCTTTCCGACTTGTTCAAATAGCGGTAATCCCACAATTTTCGTCAGTTGCTTCACCTGCATAGAAACAGTGGGTTGGGTGAGAAAAAGTTCCTCAGCCGCACGGGTAAAGCTTCCGTGACGGGCTGCGGCTTCAAATACTTTTAACTGATGGAGAGTGGCTTGCTTCAATCCCCTAACTCCTTAATAGACTGGCATTACGGCATAGATACCAATCTATCATGCCTATAGGATATATTTATTCCAGCCTATGGAAGATCGAGTTATCATGTGGACAGAAAGAGCGTAAGAAACCCTTCCAATAAAGGTTTTGCCCAGTTATCAATGCAGGCTAGTGGAACAGCTTGTTCCACTTTTCTACGGTCTACGGCAATCGTAGAAAAGCTCCCAAGTCATCATTATAAGCCTGGGCAATGCCTTTTTTTTAGTGCTGAGTGTAAAGTGCTGAGTGCTGAGTGGGAACAGAGTGCTGAGTAGAAAGTGCTGAGTGCTGAGTTGTAAGTTAAGTATCTAGAACAATAGCCAATATTTACTTTCTTTCCCCCCACCTCCCCATCTCCCCATCCTCTTTTCCCCAACTCCCAACTCCCTTCTTCCCCAACTCCCAATTCCCTTCTTCCCCTACTCAGCACTCAGCACTCAGTTAATGATTGACACTGAGTAAGCGAGAATGGAGGAAGCGATCCATCCAGCGTTCTAGATAGACGCGGTTGGCTTGTTGGTGTTCTGGGTTGGTGGTATCTAAGGGATAGGGGGCGAGTCCTTTGATGGTGGCGGTGGTGACACAGAACATGGATTTTTGGAAGCTTTGGCAAATTTGTACCCGCAAGTCGTCTTCGCCTCGGCGCGATCGCTCATAGATGGGGTGCATATAATCGGGGAGGTAGTGGCGCATATCTTGCATCAACAGGGTGGGAGGAATGCCTGCGCCGCCTGTAGGTAGCGGATCGGCGTATAATGCTCCGTAGCTGAATTCGCCTTGTTCTTGGGGAATTTGTTGGGCTTGGGCGTTGTAAGAAACGGTTCCCATGAAGGGAGTTCCCCGGAAGAAGATGGTTTCAACGTAGGGAACAGCGACATCGGCTAGGAAGGTTAAGCCGACGGATTCGGAGATGATATCGTAGTTGCGATCGCCAATTTGGACGCTATAGCTAATTGGATTTTTGGCAGCGCTGACTAAGCCTGCGAGGATATGTTCGACGACTTGAGCAATGGTTTTAATTTGACCTCGATCGTAGCGGTTGGAGAGGTCTAAAAACAAATCGCTCATTACCCGCCAAAACTGACCC comes from the Desertifilum tharense IPPAS B-1220 genome and includes:
- a CDS encoding type I glyceraldehyde-3-phosphate dehydrogenase gives rise to the protein MIRVAINGFGRIGRNFMRCWLGRENSQLELVAINDTSDPRTNAHLLKYDSMLGVLKGYDISADDNSITVDGRTVKCVSDRNPLNLPWADWNIDLIIESTGVFVSEEGASKHIQAGAKKVLITAPGKGGNIGTYVMGVNHDQYDPSAYNVLSNASCTTNCLAPVVKVLNDKFGIIKGTMTTTHSYTGDQRLLDASHRDVRRARAAALNIVPTSTGAAKAVALVIPELKGKLNGIAMRVPTPNVSVVDFVAQVEKKTFAEEVNEALQEAAQGPLKGILEYSELELVSCDYRGSEASSIVDASLTMVMDGDLVKVIAWYDNEWGYSQRVVDLAELVAQKWS
- the nadD gene encoding nicotinate (nicotinamide) nucleotide adenylyltransferase, with the translated sequence MRSLAIWGGSFDPVHWGHVQVAEAAIAQVELEAAIWVPARCLFHKSRKGVASFADRLHMVGLAIAHRPQFWLVPQTPDLTRSDYAIDTLQALQIYYPHRQWYWIAGLDTFRSLPRWYRRRELVAQCQWLIAPRSLDSGCTIQEVCQQVERQLAQEAIVLRWQILQMPEIEISSSQIRHAQKWGQSISDRVPEAVARYIKENQLYRDPPRN
- the murC gene encoding UDP-N-acetylmuramate--L-alanine ligase; amino-acid sequence: MLNSVDFSGKPFHFIGIGGIGMSALAYVLVKRKLPVSGSDIRLSHITQRLQTLGAHIFWSQDATNLEYFQQALNSSKSQDAQSLTPSVLNPDVLPQVICSTAINTSNSEYRAALELGCPIYHRSDVLAALIQEQRSIAVAGTHGKTTTSSLIGYLLLQAGLDPTIVVGGEVNSWEGNARAGEGEYLVAEADESDGSLVKFSPEIGIITNIELDHPDHYTTLDQVIETFQVFARQCKKVVGCIDCELVRDRIQPEITYSLRRDSQADYTVDFAAYGAEGTTARVWEKGKLLGNLSIRLLGQHNLSNALAAVAVGRDLGLDFATISGAIATFEGARRRFEWRGTANGIAFIDDYAHHPSEIRATLAAARLSAKNRRVVAIFQPHRYSRTATLLDEFAQAFAQADCVVVTDIYSAGEPNVDQISGQQVVESIAQYHQQVHYQPTLNAVKQFLTQTLSPGDLALFLGAGNLNSVIPEMIAAYQSADASLPRDGCNLA
- the murB gene encoding UDP-N-acetylmuramate dehydrogenase → MGQTSALRDDASSVEFPLESPEFTPPAAKTPFYLPGSGCPIKPQVSLAGLTSYRVGGPAQWYVAPRCPEDLQISLEWAKSEGLPVIVLGAGSNLLVSDRGLPGLVVGTRHLRHIRFDPEIAQVQAGAGVPIAQLARLVAQRGWQGLEWAVGIPGTVGGAIVMNAGAHESCIADVLVDVDVLSPAGNAACLGVSELGYRYRTSRLQGGDRVVTQATFQLQPGGDPQRVMATTEAHLERRRTTQPYHLPSCGSVFRNPEPYKAAWLIEQTGLKGYQIGGAQVSQLHANFILNCGKATASDIYQLMRYVQQQVEQRWSIRLEPEVKILGEF
- a CDS encoding YbaB/EbfC family nucleoid-associated protein, whose product is MSKGQGFGGFGLGKMKELADAFKKAQQVQEGAKQLQEELEQLEIQGEAQGGLVKVVLNGNQAPQRVEISQEVLQESAEVVSDLVTAAMKDAYEKSTLTMRQRMEELTSGLNIPGL
- a CDS encoding low molecular weight protein-tyrosine-phosphatase codes for the protein MPYKLLFVCLGNICRSPSAENIMNHLIAQQGLGDRILCDSAGTSSYHVGSPPDRRMTAAASMRGIALKGQARQFSKADFEAFDLILAMDRENYSNILALAPSDRDRHKVRLMCDFCTRFTLQEVPDPYYGGPEGFNTVIDLLLDACEGLLAFVLQEQEASL
- a CDS encoding response regulator transcription factor gives rise to the protein MPLLILIAEDDPGTRLAISDYLSLSGYSVIAAQNGQEALKLVDEYQPHMIVTDIAMPLMDGYEFVKRVRQRPALRLLPVVFLTARTSTQERIRGYQLGCDLYLPKPFELDELGAVVRNLLERSQLIESEWRSRVQITEKYPALESPVAESEIQDSDVSLTQREQEVLNLIATGLSNIQIGDHLHLSARTIEKYVTSLLRKTETNNRAELVSFAMKHRLLS
- a CDS encoding M48 family metalloprotease — protein: MPSYPGISCEAFRHPLDREAEQALRNFPGFDLIARRFVEFLYERPQYIFLMGNSIQVGPRQYASIYQIFRECTRDLDIYPEPGLFVSQNPQVNSYALGKERPYVVLNAGLLDLMSADEIRTVLAHELAHIKCGHTILLQMAIWAMNAASILGEMTFGIGNLVSSGLIFAFYEWRRKAELTCDRAALLVTDDLNLVMQTMMRLAGGSNQYAHELNLKEFIRQSEEYHSLDLDGLNQVYKFLLYNGAQGAMLSHPFPVDRLKYLQEWANSEEYRQIRQGNYRRSPAEGAVNVEVQTPKSEVDRLRQQIDELQQEINRIRTQQSPGNTP